A window from Pseudomonas alloputida encodes these proteins:
- a CDS encoding efflux RND transporter permease subunit — MIANLIRWSVGNRVLVLLATLFAVAWGVFSLRSLPIDALPDLSDVQVIIRTSYPGQAPQIVENQVTYPLTTTMLSVPGAKTVRGFSAFGDSFVYVLFEDGTDLYWARSRVLEYLSQVQSRLPASAKPVLGPDATGVGWIYQYALVDRSGTHDLAQLRSLQDWFLRFELKTLPDVAEVATIGGMVKQYQVVLDPLRMASLGITQVEVSDAIAKANQETGGGVLEQGEAEFMVRASGYLKSLDDFRAIPLRLAAKGIPVTLGDVATVQLGPEARRGIGELDGQGEAVGGVVILRNGKNAKDAIAHVKSKLESLEKSLPAGVELVTTYDRSQLIDRAVENLSQKLIEEFIVVALVCAAFLWHLRSSLVAIVSLPVGVLIALIVMRHQGINANIMSLGGIAIAIGAMVDAAVVMIENAHKRVEAWHTWHPGKSLRGEDHWKVMTEAAVEVGPALFFSLMIITLSFIPVFTLQAQEGRLFAPLAFTKTYAMAAAAGLSVTLVPVLMGYWIRGRLPAEERNPLNRTLIRLYRPALEIVLRRPKLTLAGALLILLSSVWPLSRLGGEFLPPLDEGDLLYMPSALPGLSAQKASELLQHTDRLIRTVPEVASVFGKAGRAESATDPAPLEMFETTVRLKPKDQWRAGMTTEKLIEELDRTVQVPGLTNIWIPPIRNRIDMLATGIKSPIGVKVAGSNLNEIDRVTQAIEKVAKTVPGVTSALAERLTGGRYIDLDIDRQSAARYGLNIADVQAIVAGAVGGENIGETVEGLARYPISVRYPREWRDSVDALRQLPIYTSQGGRITLGTVARVRIADGPPMLKSENARPSGWVYIDVRRRDLSSVVADLRRLVDQQVKLDPGISLSYSGQFEYLERANARLAWVVPATLAIIFVLLYLTFGRLGEALLIMATLPFALTGGVWLLYMMGYNLSVATGVGFIALAGVAAEFGVIMLIYLNNAWTERNGNGTQGQPALLDAIREGAVQRIRPKAMTVAVIVAGLMPILWSSGTGSEVMSRIAVPMVGGMLTAPLLSLFVIPAAYWLVRRRGLAVHDNPQTGVTR; from the coding sequence ATGATCGCGAACCTGATTCGTTGGTCGGTTGGCAACCGCGTCCTGGTCTTGCTGGCAACACTGTTTGCCGTAGCTTGGGGCGTTTTCTCTCTGCGCAGTTTGCCGATCGACGCGTTGCCTGACCTGTCAGATGTGCAGGTGATTATCCGCACCTCCTACCCAGGGCAGGCACCGCAGATCGTGGAAAATCAGGTGACATATCCCCTGACCACCACAATGCTTTCCGTACCCGGAGCCAAGACAGTGCGGGGCTTTTCAGCATTTGGAGACAGCTTCGTATATGTGTTGTTTGAGGACGGCACAGATCTCTATTGGGCGCGGTCCAGGGTGCTCGAATACCTAAGCCAGGTTCAGTCTCGATTACCGGCGTCCGCTAAGCCAGTGCTCGGACCCGATGCCACTGGTGTAGGCTGGATCTACCAGTATGCGCTGGTGGACCGCAGTGGTACCCATGACCTGGCACAGCTGCGCAGCCTTCAGGACTGGTTCCTGCGCTTCGAGTTGAAAACTCTTCCGGACGTTGCCGAAGTGGCGACGATAGGCGGGATGGTCAAGCAGTACCAGGTAGTGCTCGATCCGCTGCGCATGGCCAGCTTGGGAATCACTCAAGTTGAGGTTTCGGACGCCATCGCCAAGGCCAATCAGGAAACCGGTGGCGGCGTGCTCGAACAAGGCGAAGCTGAGTTCATGGTAAGGGCTTCCGGCTATCTGAAGTCACTCGATGATTTCCGAGCTATTCCCCTGCGCCTGGCTGCGAAGGGTATACCCGTAACACTGGGCGATGTAGCCACTGTACAGCTGGGCCCTGAGGCACGTCGCGGCATCGGCGAACTTGATGGACAGGGCGAAGCGGTGGGCGGCGTAGTAATCCTGCGCAATGGCAAGAATGCGAAAGATGCCATCGCTCACGTCAAATCCAAGCTTGAATCGCTGGAAAAAAGCCTGCCTGCCGGGGTCGAGCTGGTCACTACCTACGACCGTAGCCAGTTGATCGATCGTGCTGTGGAAAATCTCAGCCAGAAGCTGATTGAAGAGTTCATCGTGGTCGCACTGGTGTGCGCTGCATTTCTTTGGCATCTGCGCTCATCGTTGGTCGCCATCGTCTCGCTTCCGGTTGGTGTCCTCATTGCCCTGATCGTCATGCGCCACCAGGGCATCAACGCCAACATCATGTCGCTTGGGGGCATAGCCATTGCAATCGGTGCGATGGTGGACGCCGCTGTGGTGATGATTGAGAACGCGCACAAACGGGTTGAGGCTTGGCATACGTGGCACCCTGGAAAGTCGTTGCGTGGCGAAGATCATTGGAAAGTGATGACTGAGGCAGCAGTCGAGGTCGGGCCTGCGCTGTTCTTCAGCCTCATGATCATTACGCTGTCCTTCATACCGGTATTCACCTTGCAGGCTCAGGAGGGAAGGCTGTTTGCGCCCCTCGCATTCACCAAGACTTACGCCATGGCAGCAGCAGCGGGCCTGTCGGTCACCCTGGTGCCCGTGCTGATGGGGTACTGGATTCGGGGTCGTTTACCGGCAGAAGAGCGCAACCCACTCAATCGAACTCTGATACGGCTCTATCGCCCAGCATTGGAGATCGTTCTACGCCGGCCAAAGCTCACGTTGGCGGGTGCACTGTTAATTTTGCTCAGCAGTGTCTGGCCCCTGAGCCGGCTCGGCGGCGAATTCTTGCCGCCACTGGATGAAGGCGATTTGCTGTACATGCCGTCTGCCCTGCCAGGTCTTTCGGCGCAGAAAGCCTCTGAGCTTTTGCAACATACGGACCGGCTGATCCGAACGGTGCCGGAGGTCGCCAGTGTCTTCGGTAAAGCGGGCCGGGCTGAATCAGCGACCGACCCGGCCCCGCTGGAGATGTTCGAGACGACTGTCCGACTTAAACCGAAGGATCAGTGGCGAGCAGGGATGACCACTGAGAAGCTGATCGAAGAGCTGGACCGTACCGTGCAGGTACCTGGGCTAACCAATATCTGGATCCCACCGATTCGAAACCGTATCGACATGCTCGCCACCGGTATCAAAAGCCCGATCGGCGTAAAGGTCGCCGGCAGCAATTTGAATGAGATCGACCGGGTGACTCAGGCTATCGAGAAGGTGGCCAAAACGGTTCCAGGGGTGACTTCCGCCCTCGCCGAGCGATTAACCGGTGGACGCTACATCGATCTGGATATCGACCGCCAATCCGCAGCGCGTTACGGCCTGAACATTGCTGATGTCCAAGCGATTGTTGCCGGCGCCGTTGGGGGCGAAAACATCGGCGAAACCGTAGAAGGCCTGGCGCGATATCCCATCAGTGTTCGGTACCCACGGGAGTGGCGTGACTCTGTTGATGCCCTGCGGCAGCTACCGATTTACACCAGCCAAGGGGGGCGAATCACACTGGGAACCGTGGCACGGGTGCGTATTGCGGACGGTCCACCCATGCTCAAGAGTGAAAACGCGCGCCCCTCGGGCTGGGTGTATATCGACGTGCGGAGACGGGACCTGTCCTCCGTCGTTGCCGACCTGCGCCGGCTAGTCGATCAGCAGGTGAAGCTCGATCCTGGCATAAGCTTGAGCTATTCCGGGCAGTTCGAATACCTGGAGCGCGCCAATGCGCGCTTAGCATGGGTAGTACCGGCGACGCTGGCCATTATTTTCGTCCTTCTCTACCTCACGTTTGGCCGCCTCGGTGAAGCGCTGCTGATCATGGCTACCTTGCCATTTGCGCTAACCGGCGGCGTATGGCTGCTGTACATGATGGGCTACAACCTGTCGGTGGCCACGGGTGTCGGCTTTATCGCCTTGGCTGGGGTCGCAGCAGAGTTTGGAGTCATCATGCTGATCTACCTCAACAATGCCTGGACTGAACGAAACGGCAACGGTACGCAGGGGCAACCTGCGCTTCTGGATGCTATCCGCGAAGGGGCCGTGCAGCGCATCCGCCCCAAAGCCATGACCGTAGCAGTGATCGTCGCAGGCTTGATGCCAATCCTCTGGAGTAGCGGTACCGGCAGCGAAGTCATGAGCCGGATCGCTGTACCCATGG